The nucleotide window TGTCCTTGTTATTCAGTATCTCTTTGCACAACTCGGGCTCAAAGATCACCAACTGAGGTTCAGTACCATACCACTGAAGAAAAACCTTCCCTGTTACAAAAAAGACCAATTATTATTCTATTCTATATATAAAGGGAGAATAACACTGTTTTACTGTTCCTAAGAAGAGGCGGAAAAGCCCTATTTGTCTTCACTGTTCGAGGAGAATATCAAGAAGGTGGAAAAGTCGTTTCTGTCCTTGCTCTTTTCTATGTTGGATAGGGATTGTTGTCGGGTTTGGAATTCAGCCACTCagatcaagaaagaaaaaagcaaaagaagagaaaagaagaatcgAAGAGAGGGGAAGATCTCGCCGATAACGTTGGGTTTGGAACTCAGCCACTTAGATCAAGAtcaaaaaaagcaaaagaagagaaaagacggAAAAGAAGAATAGAAAAGAGGAGAAGATCTCGCCGAGAGAAGAGAgcagagagaaaagaggaaTAGAAGAGACAAAAGCAGAAGATTTGTGAGCTctggaaagaagagagaagaaagtatTAATAATAGTTCCAAGTATTATTTTGAGGTCAGAATTTGTTACCATATTTCTTGACCCATGACTGATAGTGGGGTTGAACCAGAGGAAATAGGTCATGTGTTAAACTTTTGGGCCTGCTGATGGCTTCATTTTTCATGTTCAAGATTTCTTTGGTGTTTCCATGGACGAGTCTGTAACAAGGGCCTTTGATTCCCTGCCGAGCCATCAACTTCTGCAAGCGAGTAGGAGTCCACCATTGTGTGAGAAAGATCTTGATCAAGATCAGAGCTATGAGAATAAGGAACAGACACAGAAAGCTTGAAAGCATGATCACTGGGCCTCCGGAGGAAGCAATTTTTTGtagggctgggctcgggtcgggccgggcctgaaaattagtgagaccgagaccgaacccgaaaatgtcggttcgggccggttcggtctttttgtaaactgaaaaccgacagaaaccgaacccattcgggccggttcggttttcgggctttttcgggcccaaacatttatttttagttttccaccgaaaaacaaaaacgaaacattttttttccttttctaatgcCCAACACCATATCATTGTATATGTTACATGTGATCAAGATAAAGATTTCATTTAGCTACAAAATCAAAGGCCACCAGCAGCCACGGGGCCCCTGGATAGGTCTCTTTCTGGCAACCTAATATAAGGTGTGTCACTGTGTTGTAATATATAAATTGTAAAGTATCATAAGAATATAACTATCCTAATGGAAACTACAAGGGAACCTTTCTAGGTTGTACATTGGAACGTTTTACAAGTCATCctgcaaagaaaagagaaaggaaaacttATGTAAGGAAAACTTTCGGGTcagttcgggctttcgggccctgaaaatatggaacccgagaccgaaccgattacatgaattcgggtcgggctttagaccgaactgaaaatttctattctaaaaccgaaccgaatcgggcttttttccTCGGTTCAGGTCAGGTcctcggtctttcgggtccggacgcccaGCCCTAATTTTTTGCGTTTTTTTGCTCTAGTGACAGAGTGGCTGGTccatatataactatttttctATGGTTTCCTTGTGACCTACGTGGGAAGTTACATGTATAATTAACTCTGTTTCTGGTCCTGTTTAAATTATCGGTCAGTCTGATTCGTCATTATTTATAAATTGTGCGTATTTTAATTTTATGACGGCAGGAAGCAGCCACTGCTGACCACTtcacctttttttattttttattttttatttgaggaggaagaagaagattcttCTTGCTATTTTGAACCCGAAGAGAATTATTGTGGTTGGATTGGGAGTTTTTCCAATTGGGTTTTGTGTTTGTGGTTCAAATTTTGGTTGGGTTGTCTCTGTTgcctgaattgattttggatcttTTCTGTGTTGCTGTTAGAGCTACAGTGAAGAATTCAGATTTGTTGTTAGATGGTGGAGGCCATGGCGGAGAATGTCGAACCTAAGACGAGGCCAACAATCACAAGCACTGTCACCACGAAGATGGAGAACTTTGTTGCTTTGCCCACATAACACATTTCTGGTTTTTTCTCTGTGTTGTGCAAATCAAGTCTTGTGAGCATTAGCCACATTTTGAATGGCGAAGGAAGAGATTTCAGCCCATTATTACTGAGCTCTGTGAGACTTGTTGCTAAACGTCTTGGGCAAATCTGACAGAAGATTTGATGAAAGATCAACCTCAATAAGAGAAATAAGGTACCCAGATCAGATCGAAATCTGAACCGTCAATACTTGGAgagtgaagaaaaaaaagggcaaaaaaaagaaaaaagaaaagataatatCATAAACTGAAATTACTCATATACCCTTCAATATCTGTTAGTTGGCTAACGGCATTACTAACGACCCGAGGTTGGGTTGGGGGCAAAACCTTAGGTACCAATGTGATATTTTTTAAGATATGAACCGttagattataaatttattaagtaaacgTATGTTAATTGACAATGGGAGTGAATATGTCCGTTCACCCTAggagtgaacctaagaattgttcttcaGAAGAGACCCTGTAATTTATGGGAATAATCTTCACACCAAACTCCAGAAATTCGGATCTTCACTGTTCACAATGAGTGTAGTATTACTGTCACTTGAACTCCATGTTGTGGGCGAAGTGTGACATAATGGAAGGGCGAGTGAACATAACCCTGGGAGAATGTGAAGGTGTAGCATTGTAGAATCATTGACAGAGCAATCTTTGCTTCAGTGGTCGTATAGTCGAAGCCTACACAATTCCGAGGTCCTGTTCCAAAGGGTAAGAATGTGCCTATGTTGTTGTTAGTAGCTTTAACAACCCCTTCAGCAAATCTCTCTGGTTTGAATAGTTCCACTTCTTGTCCCCAAAACTCTGGTTCATGGtgcagtgctagacttggtatgTGCAATTCAACATTAGCAGGAATTATGAGCTTTCCCAGTCTAACCTCTTTCTCAACCTTTCTTACAAGGGATATGATTGGAGGATATAACCTTAGACACTCATTGAGGATCATACTCATCTGTATTGAAATGAAGAATAGAGAACACATCAGGATATACATGTAACTTAAACCGAGCACTAGTACTCCTTTCATAAACAATTCATTGAGTTCTTGAATTTCAGACTGTTTTTAGTTCGGCAATGCCATCAGGATTTGGTGTTTCTTTGCCAAATAATTGCAGGACCTCCTTCCTTGCTTCCTCTTGCCAATCCGTATGGTGTGCCAGAAGAAACACGGTCCACCCGAGCAGAGTATTAGTGGTCTCTTGTCCAGCAAAGTAAAATGTCTTGCACTCATCAACTAAATCATCCACTGAAATCCTCTGGTTTTTATTGGAATCACGATGAGCTTTTAAAAGTAATCCAAGAAAGTCACTCCAGCTGTCTTCCTTTCCACTCATTGCCTTCTGTTCACGTTTGTTGACGATTTCATTGATACAGTTGCGTATTCCTTTCTCAAGCTTCTGTGATTCGAGTTCATCAGGAGATTTAAAAAAACTTGCTGCAAAATCAAACGAAACATTATACTTGAGAAGTGAGAACAGACAACCTACAATGTATATCTGTTGCGAATAGCATTTTGCTGCATAAGATGGGAAAGAAATGAAAGACGGTTTCCTTGCATAACAAGCCTAATCTCAGAACAGCCAAGTAGTTATGCATCTAAAATGGAtgaaaaacataacaaaagGCTAGCATTATGTTTGTTTCCCAATTCTAAGCAGAAGTTGTAATACCGTTTTCCAAATAGTACAAGGTAATCTGAGCTGGGTCAACAAGATGATCAAATGACATGGAATGACAAGATGATCAAATGACATGGACCGTGTTCCTGAACTATTTTTCGAGAAACATCTGCTCTATCCAAAATTCATCATGAATGGGTTAAAATTGATTCCATATGATTTCAAAAGATTTCATTTATATAAATGGGTTCTATCTAATTGCAGGACCCTCTGCTTGATGCAGAGAGCTGAGATTCAATTAGTACGGTGGAGACCAAATATCTTATACATAATATGACATTGATGAAACGAAGAGAGATTCAACAAGTAAGACAATGATAGATTCTTTGTTTCAGATCCTTTCTTCAAGTGCAATGGAGATTTAGGTAAAGTAAGTTACCTGATGCCAGGAAGCCTGACTCTGGAAATCACATCTGAAGTCAACAACCTAAATTCTTGATACACCTCAATCTCTTTCCCCTCGTGATTTTTCCACCTTTGCAGCATCTTCTCAGCACTGGCTATCATATCTGGAATCATATTctgttcaaaaaaataaaaaataaaaaatctcatCATGCAATTAGAAAATTACCTTCACTTCATTCGTTTCTTATCAACAGTCGGCACGACATTCAGTACAGCACGCTTAATTTGCAAGAAACTAATGGCATGAGTAACTGTAACAACTTACTTTTAAGCTCTCTCCATGA belongs to Rosa chinensis cultivar Old Blush chromosome 4, RchiOBHm-V2, whole genome shotgun sequence and includes:
- the LOC112199693 gene encoding cytochrome P450 CYP749A22, whose protein sequence is MSGKEDSWSDFLGLLLKAHRDSNKNQRISVDDLVDECKTFYFAGQETTNTLLGWTVFLLAHHTDWQEEARKEVLQLFGKETPNPDGIAELKTMSMILNECLRLYPPIISLVRKVEKEVRLGKLIIPANVELHIPSLALHHEPEFWGQEVELFKPERFAEGVVKATNNNIGTFLPFGTGPRNCVGFDYTTTEAKIALSMILQCYTFTFSQGYVHSPFHYVTLRPQHGVQVTVILHSL